The genomic interval GTGATGTCTGTTACATAGATATAGACAACTTTAAGCCATATAACGACACCTATGGTTTTGAAAAGGGTGATATGGTTATAAAGACGCTTGCTTGCATAATCAAGGAATCTGTGAGACCGTCTGATTTCGATTTTAGCTTTGTGGGACATATAGGTGGTGATGACTTTATAGTGATTACTCCTCCGAAGATTTCAATACCTGTGTGCGAGAAAATAATTTCGAGCTTTGAATCAAATCTTCCGATATTACATGGAATGGAAGATTACAATAGGGGATATTATGTTTCTAAAAATAGGAAAAATGAGGAAGAGACTTTTAGGCTATTGTCTCTCTCCATAGGAATAGTCAGCACAGAGGTGTATAAAATAAAGTCCTATGCCCAGCTTGCATCAATAGCAACAGAGGTAAAAAAGGCTGCAAAGATGCAGTCTGCCTTAAATGGAACTTCATCCATAGCAAGAGACAGAAGGCTGATGGGATGAAAAATGTTTATAGTTTATGGTTTATAGTATAAGAGGGTCTTATTTTAAGGCATTGAAGGATGAGCTATGAACAATGAACAAAATACTAAATTCCTCTGGGGTGTTGCCACATCTGCCTTTCAGCTTGAGGGTTCTCCTTATGCTGACTGGACATCATGGGATTCGATATTAAATTCAAAGCCTGATGTCACAAACCATTACACCTTATATAAAGAAGACTTGAATTTATTGAAAGATCTCGGTGTGAATGCATATCGCTTCTCTATTGAATGGAGTAGGATACAACCAAGAGAAAACATATGGGATGAAGCCGCTGTTGCCCATTATCAGGACATAATAAATATCCTTCTTGAAAACAATATAGAGCCTATGGTCACAATACATCACTTCACGCATCCACTCTGGTTTATCAAAAAATACCCATGGCACAAAGAAGAGTCTATTGAAAAATTTTTGATCTTCGCAGAAAAGATAGTGTCTATATTAAAGGGCGTGCGATACTGGATTACTTTCAACGAGCCATATGTGCTTATCCTTGCCGGATATTTTGAGGGATGCACACCTCCCGGCATCAGGGATGTTTCACTGGGATTGAAGGCACTGGAGAATATTCTCATTAGCCACGGGAAAACTTATGATATTATCCATTCAAGAGTCACCGGTCCGATGGCTAAGCCTATGGTAAGTGTTGCACACAATATGGCTGCTCTTGCGCCGTGGAACAAATGGAACCCTATGGACAGACTACTGTCCAGCATTGCAAAGCACTTTTATAATCACTCCCTTTTAGATGTGTTTATCACTGGCATTCTCAGGGTGAAGTTTCCATTTAAGAAGGCAGTAGAAATTCATGTCCCTATAAAGGATAAGCTGGATTTCTTCGGTGTAAATTATTACACAAGAATACATATGAGGTTTAATCCTTTTAAAAAGATGGGTATTGAACTGAGACACAGGGATATTGACGGCTATGGACTTACTGATATGGGATGGGAGATACACCCTCATGGACTTGCAAAGGTGCTGAGATATGCATCAAAACTCAATGTGCCTTTGATAATAACTGAAAACGGCATTGCTACTCATGACTGTGAGAAGAAGATAAAGTTCATGAAACGTCATGTAGATGTCCTCGAAAGGTGCATCAAAAAAGGCATCGATGTCAGGGGATATTTCTACTGGTCCCTGATTGACAACTACGAATGGCTTCAAGGACTCGATGCGAGATTCGGTTTATATAAAGTGGATTTTGACACACTCAATCGCAAGCCTACCAATGCAGCAGCATATTATTCGTATTTGATTAAGAGCAGAGATTTTTATTCTCTAAAATAAATCCCTTAAACCTGCCTGCTTAAGAATGGATAATACTGTCCCCTTTGGCAGATCCTTTTTGTGATAAGGGACAGTGACACGCCTTTTTGTCTGCAAATTGTAATAAACCTTATGACTTCATGTCTGATGGTCAAACTCAAAGCCGTTTTGTAGCAGAATCTTAATTACATCATCTGGTGTTAATATAGGCAGTTTAGGCATACTCTACATTTAATATACTTTCCAGTGTTCTGGAATCATCCACAATTTCCTCATCATGTTTTTTCATGCTTTCTAAATATGCTGCTATTGCATCCTCAGCCATTTTGACAGCATCTTCTACAGTGTCGCCATAAGTTACACATCCTGGTAAAGACGGCACTAAAACAGTATATCCGCCCTCCGGTTCAGGTCTTAAAACAATCCTGAAAGAGAGTTTTGAATTCATCACTGCACCTCCTCTTTGACAGTTGCTTTTATTTTACCACTTTTATATCCAATTGGATATATTTTTAACAAAACTTTAATCCTCTTTTAATATCCTTGTAACAAGGAGTGTTTATCATGTTAATAGCATGTTTGGAAAATATGTTGATAAATGGTTAATAGATGTTACTGTGTGACTTTCATATCCACACAAAATACTCTGACGGTTCTGTGGAGTTGAGAAAGACAATTGATCTTTACGGTCAAGCGGGATTTGATGTAATAGCAATAACAGATCATGTGGTCAATGGTGACAACTCTATCGGAAGGCTCGCCCATCGTTTTAGATTATCTGTGACAGCAGAGAATTTTGATGAATACATATCCAATATAAAATACGAGGCAGAGAGGGCATGGAATAAATATGAAATGCTCGTAGTACCAGGCGTGGAAATCAGTAAAAACTACATTAATCCTGAAAAATCAGCACATGTGCTTATCATCGATATAAAGGAGTTTATCCCCGCATGTATGAACTATGAAAAGATATTCCTTGAGGCAAGACAACAAGACGCCCTTATAGTTGCTTGCCATCCGCACCACATGTCTGATATGAGTAGGGATACCTTATTTCTTTGGAACAACAGAGGCAAATATGCAAAATACATAGACGCATGGGAGATTGCTAATAGAGATGATGTGTTTAATGTAATCAGTCTTGAGAAATACCCTTATATAGCAAACAGTGATTTTCATAAGGCAAGGCACATCTATTCGTGGAAGACGCTTTTAAACTGCGAAAAGAATATTGACTCAATTAAAAAATGCATAAGGCATAACAAAGGAGTGGCAATAACACTATTTAGGAATTAACAAATAAATGTCATTGCGAGGGCGAAGTCTGAAGCAATCTCAGAGACGAGATTCCTCGCGGAGCCTGCCCTGAGCGGAACTACGAGATTCTTCGCTACGCTCAGAATGACAAAAAGCAAAGGGCTCAGACACCGTCCTGAGTGAAACGAAGGAATGACAAAAAGCGAAGGGCTCGCAATGGCAGGTTGGAAAAGGTCGGAATGACAGATGGAACAAAGAGGTAATAACAGATGAGATAAGGAGGAGGAACTGTGGAAATATTCTATGTTTTAGTAGGTTTGACAGTTTTAGGGCTTATAGCATACGGACTACAGATATGGGCAGTGCGATCCACTCTTAAAAAAGGAGATAAGGGGTTAAGAGGTTTAGAGGATAAGAATAAGTCGATTTCTCAACTTCCCACTATTTCTATCCTCAAGCCTCTCAAAGGACTCGATGACAATTTATTCGACAATCTCGCAAGCTTCTGCACACAGGATTATCCAAAATACGAAATCATATTTTCACTTCAGGATCACAATGATCCGGCCTACAAGGTGGCAAGAAAAATAAAAGATAAATATCCTGAAAGAGACATTTCAATCATAGTTGAAAGGTGCGATGATGGGTTAAATCCAAAGGTCAATAACTTAATCCCCGCGTATAAGGCATCAAAATATCAGTACATACTCATCAGCGATAGCAATGTCATGGTTGATAATAATTACCTCAGAGGAATCGTTAAGCACATGGATGACCCAGATGTTGGCCTTGTGAGCAATGTTATAAAAGGTATTGGAGGTAGCTCCATTGGCTCAATATTCGAAAACCTTCACTTGAATTCCTTTATTATAGGGAGTGTATGCTTTTTGGATAGATTTCTGAAAATGCCATGCGTAATCGGCAAATCAATGCTGATGAGGAAGAAAGACCTCGAGGCAATTGGCGGATTCAGGGCTGTAAAGGATGTGCTTGCAGAAGATTACATCATTGGAAAGAAGATACACAAGAGGGGTAAGAAGGTGGTGCTGTCAAACCATATAATAAAGAATGTGAATGAATACTGGAATATTAAGAGATTTCTAAACAGACATACCAGATGGGGAAAACTCAGGTGGAGGCTCGGAGGGATTAAATACTTTTCCGAATTGCTCGGTAATCCGGTCTTCATGTCATGTCTGGCTATATTACTATGGGAGGTGTCGAGAATAACAATTTCTTTTGCACTCATTGTCAGTTTTGTGAAGATACTTGGTGATTACTACCTCAGCACTATAATGAGAAGAAATGAATTCGAAAAAATAGAATCATCACATTCCATAAACTCCATATCGCCATTTTA from Dissulfurispira thermophila carries:
- a CDS encoding glycoside hydrolase family 1 protein — translated: MNNEQNTKFLWGVATSAFQLEGSPYADWTSWDSILNSKPDVTNHYTLYKEDLNLLKDLGVNAYRFSIEWSRIQPRENIWDEAAVAHYQDIINILLENNIEPMVTIHHFTHPLWFIKKYPWHKEESIEKFLIFAEKIVSILKGVRYWITFNEPYVLILAGYFEGCTPPGIRDVSLGLKALENILISHGKTYDIIHSRVTGPMAKPMVSVAHNMAALAPWNKWNPMDRLLSSIAKHFYNHSLLDVFITGILRVKFPFKKAVEIHVPIKDKLDFFGVNYYTRIHMRFNPFKKMGIELRHRDIDGYGLTDMGWEIHPHGLAKVLRYASKLNVPLIITENGIATHDCEKKIKFMKRHVDVLERCIKKGIDVRGYFYWSLIDNYEWLQGLDARFGLYKVDFDTLNRKPTNAAAYYSYLIKSRDFYSLK
- a CDS encoding type II toxin-antitoxin system HicB family antitoxin, whose amino-acid sequence is MNSKLSFRIVLRPEPEGGYTVLVPSLPGCVTYGDTVEDAVKMAEDAIAAYLESMKKHDEEIVDDSRTLESILNVEYA
- a CDS encoding PHP domain-containing protein is translated as MLLCDFHIHTKYSDGSVELRKTIDLYGQAGFDVIAITDHVVNGDNSIGRLAHRFRLSVTAENFDEYISNIKYEAERAWNKYEMLVVPGVEISKNYINPEKSAHVLIIDIKEFIPACMNYEKIFLEARQQDALIVACHPHHMSDMSRDTLFLWNNRGKYAKYIDAWEIANRDDVFNVISLEKYPYIANSDFHKARHIYSWKTLLNCEKNIDSIKKCIRHNKGVAITLFRN
- a CDS encoding ceramide glucosyltransferase gives rise to the protein MEIFYVLVGLTVLGLIAYGLQIWAVRSTLKKGDKGLRGLEDKNKSISQLPTISILKPLKGLDDNLFDNLASFCTQDYPKYEIIFSLQDHNDPAYKVARKIKDKYPERDISIIVERCDDGLNPKVNNLIPAYKASKYQYILISDSNVMVDNNYLRGIVKHMDDPDVGLVSNVIKGIGGSSIGSIFENLHLNSFIIGSVCFLDRFLKMPCVIGKSMLMRKKDLEAIGGFRAVKDVLAEDYIIGKKIHKRGKKVVLSNHIIKNVNEYWNIKRFLNRHTRWGKLRWRLGGIKYFSELLGNPVFMSCLAILLWEVSRITISFALIVSFVKILGDYYLSTIMRRNEFEKIESSHSINSISPFYYLLSPIKDLVIGLVWFVPILSNTVVWRGNRYIIGKETLLKPCSEANAWRYRFVEAIKTKFA